A single Pedobacter sp. PACM 27299 DNA region contains:
- a CDS encoding SusC/RagA family TonB-linked outer membrane protein: MKQFYLKTVVLVCCLSSFIGAFAQNKKVTGTVTGEDDGQGIPSVSISIKGTKSGGQTDVNGKFIIEASSNDILVFTYVGYLTQEQKVGNNTNLKVVMKPANANLDEVVVVGYGTQNRRTVTNSIAKLDKEVLANAPRANVGSALQGTIAGVQAISKSGQPGVGPTVFLRGGASINSPGTPLVIVDGVIRDYDDISSENIQSMEVLKDAASTAIYGARANNGVILITTKTGSAGAAEIKYKFTGGYNVRREGYNYLDAKDYIYYTRLGYKNAGRTLAQVNGSRGLGLLTDAANLASFDIRSYTPGTTILPAGWEVMNDPFAEGNQIMFKDHGGEIEDLVFRNTYTKDHYISANGGNDKGKFFAAFDSYNEDGVIVGSQYKRYTADINGSYKVKPNIEIAGGTTLSTSSQTGTIGGEVNSLYRSMAIWPTFNPWIDEAKTQPNPGNSASDGNPLYWLGRLDRHNEVNKVVVNGSVKWDLLPGLYFKGTANAYLLDRKDESFQKSTQLYTNIFASPQSLNSSSRDAINKLRRDFQTQFNGILNYNKSLNQHNFTAMTGAETFQIKTNNSQLYGQNAPTDEIPTINASTVFPATVNGEKANYSDKSVYRINSFFGRFAYDFDQKYLFTAVIRADGASSLPDQHKWGYFPGVSAGWNVQKENFYVNSGINKYVSTLKPRLSYGVNGNIAGLGRYETQGVYTSPANYDGAGGFFHDKLANQDLRWERSKTLGAGLDLGLLQDRITLLFDYYDRRTSDLLTNLLLPDYTGYPPLKTNAGTLQNKGYEFAVNARVLSTTAGFTLNLGANASYVKNKVLKLPFNGNENNRQGGLQVYDAKSGQLKWVGGLQEGQSIGDIYGFKQVSIFKDQAEVDRIAGNRTDAIANVTGINLPKGSAGSGRIEPGDVNWLDVNGDNIIDSRDQVYLGNTAPKWTGGFNATAAYKGITLYTRFEFALGHTVYNDLLARTLGNYQGTFNYTDLIKDAWNPNNTVTDIPKVYYADQVQGSKQNYTRANNAAANLNGNNSLLYEKGDYLALRELTLSYSLPKSLMAKSKILSHSRIYATGTNLFYITKFTGSSPEAPLDADNKLTGVYLGAYPTARSFVFGFEVSF; the protein is encoded by the coding sequence ATGAAACAGTTTTACCTAAAAACAGTTGTTTTAGTGTGCTGCCTATCCTCCTTTATAGGCGCATTTGCACAAAACAAAAAGGTAACCGGCACGGTTACTGGCGAAGATGACGGACAAGGGATTCCAAGCGTCAGCATTTCAATAAAAGGAACAAAATCGGGTGGGCAAACAGATGTCAATGGAAAATTCATCATCGAAGCTAGTTCAAACGACATACTCGTGTTTACTTACGTTGGGTACCTAACTCAAGAACAAAAAGTAGGCAATAACACCAATTTAAAAGTAGTGATGAAACCAGCCAATGCCAATCTTGATGAAGTGGTAGTGGTGGGGTATGGTACGCAAAACCGCCGTACCGTTACTAACTCTATTGCAAAACTAGATAAAGAAGTGCTGGCAAATGCTCCACGTGCCAATGTGGGCTCCGCTTTACAAGGTACCATTGCCGGCGTACAGGCAATTAGTAAAAGCGGACAGCCAGGTGTTGGTCCAACTGTATTTCTAAGAGGCGGTGCTTCTATCAATTCTCCAGGAACTCCATTAGTGATTGTAGATGGGGTAATCAGGGATTACGATGACATTTCTTCTGAAAACATTCAATCAATGGAAGTGCTTAAAGATGCAGCTTCAACCGCAATTTATGGTGCCAGAGCAAACAACGGCGTAATTCTGATCACCACCAAGACAGGGTCAGCAGGTGCTGCAGAGATTAAGTATAAATTTACTGGTGGTTACAATGTGAGAAGAGAGGGCTATAACTATTTAGATGCTAAAGACTATATTTACTATACCCGTCTGGGGTACAAGAATGCCGGTAGAACATTGGCACAAGTGAATGGTTCTAGAGGATTAGGCCTATTAACCGATGCAGCCAATCTGGCTAGTTTCGACATCAGGTCTTATACTCCAGGCACTACTATATTGCCAGCTGGATGGGAAGTGATGAATGATCCATTTGCTGAGGGCAATCAAATCATGTTTAAAGATCATGGTGGTGAAATTGAAGACTTGGTGTTCAGAAATACTTATACTAAAGATCATTACATCAGTGCAAATGGTGGAAATGACAAAGGTAAATTTTTTGCCGCTTTTGATTCTTATAATGAAGATGGTGTAATCGTAGGTTCTCAATACAAACGATACACAGCTGATATCAACGGATCTTATAAAGTCAAACCAAACATCGAAATTGCTGGAGGTACTACACTTTCTACTTCGTCTCAAACGGGTACAATTGGTGGTGAAGTTAATTCACTATACAGAAGTATGGCAATCTGGCCAACATTTAACCCATGGATTGATGAAGCTAAAACACAGCCAAATCCTGGAAATAGTGCCAGTGATGGTAACCCATTATACTGGTTGGGTAGACTAGACCGACACAATGAGGTGAATAAAGTAGTGGTAAATGGTTCTGTGAAATGGGATTTATTACCGGGCTTATATTTCAAAGGAACAGCAAATGCATACCTTTTAGATAGAAAAGATGAGTCTTTTCAGAAATCTACACAGCTATATACCAATATTTTCGCTAGTCCGCAGTCCTTAAACAGCAGCAGCAGGGACGCGATCAACAAGTTAAGAAGAGATTTTCAGACTCAATTTAACGGTATTTTAAACTATAATAAGTCCTTAAATCAACACAATTTTACAGCGATGACTGGCGCGGAAACCTTCCAGATTAAAACCAATAATTCTCAGTTGTATGGACAGAATGCTCCAACAGATGAAATTCCTACCATCAATGCTTCTACCGTTTTTCCCGCAACAGTAAATGGAGAAAAAGCAAATTACAGTGATAAATCCGTTTACCGCATCAATTCCTTCTTCGGAAGATTTGCGTATGATTTTGATCAGAAGTACTTATTCACAGCAGTAATTCGTGCAGATGGCGCTTCCAGCTTACCTGATCAACATAAATGGGGTTATTTCCCTGGTGTCTCCGCAGGATGGAATGTTCAAAAAGAGAATTTCTATGTGAATTCAGGCATCAATAAATATGTTTCTACTTTAAAACCTAGATTGAGTTATGGTGTGAATGGTAACATTGCTGGTTTGGGCAGATACGAAACACAGGGTGTATACACTTCTCCAGCAAATTATGATGGTGCTGGTGGATTCTTCCATGATAAATTAGCCAATCAGGATCTGAGATGGGAACGCAGCAAGACTTTAGGCGCAGGTTTAGACCTTGGTTTATTACAGGATAGAATTACTTTATTGTTTGATTATTATGACCGTAGAACATCAGATTTATTAACAAATCTACTACTGCCTGATTATACCGGTTATCCGCCACTAAAAACAAACGCTGGTACCCTACAGAATAAAGGATATGAGTTTGCTGTAAATGCAAGGGTATTGAGCACTACAGCCGGTTTTACGTTAAATCTGGGTGCGAATGCCAGTTATGTGAAAAACAAGGTGTTGAAACTTCCTTTCAATGGAAATGAAAACAACAGACAAGGTGGTTTGCAGGTGTATGACGCTAAATCTGGACAATTGAAATGGGTAGGAGGTCTTCAGGAAGGTCAGTCAATCGGTGATATTTATGGCTTCAAACAGGTATCTATCTTTAAAGATCAGGCAGAAGTAGATCGCATTGCAGGTAATAGAACTGATGCCATTGCGAATGTTACCGGAATAAACTTACCAAAAGGCAGTGCCGGATCAGGTAGAATTGAACCTGGTGATGTCAACTGGCTGGATGTAAATGGTGATAATATTATCGATTCAAGAGATCAAGTATATTTAGGAAATACTGCACCAAAATGGACTGGTGGTTTTAATGCGACTGCAGCTTATAAAGGAATTACTTTATATACCAGATTTGAGTTTGCATTAGGTCATACGGTTTACAATGACCTGTTAGCCCGTACACTTGGAAACTATCAGGGAACATTTAACTATACGGATTTGATCAAAGACGCATGGAACCCAAATAATACTGTTACTGATATTCCTAAGGTGTATTATGCCGATCAGGTACAAGGCTCTAAACAAAATTATACAAGAGCAAATAATGCAGCGGCTAATTTGAATGGAAACAACTCCTTGCTGTATGAAAAAGGTGATTATCTGGCGCTGAGAGAATTGACACTTTCTTACAGCCTGCCAAAATCACTAATGGCAAAATCTAAAATCTTATCACATTCAAGAATTTATGCGACAGGAACTAACCTTTTCTACATCACCAAGTTTACTGGATCCTCTCCGGAAGCACCTTTAGATGCCGATAACAAACTTACCGGCGTTTATTTAGGCGCGTATCCTACTGCAAGATCCTTTGTGTTTGGCTTTGAAGTTTCCTTTTAA
- a CDS encoding ion transporter, whose amino-acid sequence MEKQKKQDWREKLHEIIYESNTYAGKAFDVALLIAIFASILIVMLDSVNGYHQKYGGLFSIIEWTFTVLFTIEYILRLIIIKHPINYIKSPLGIVDLLALIPSYLSVIFVGGQSLLALRALRLLRVFRIFKLGRYLSEMKFLTVALRGSMRKISIFMLTVLALVVVLGSIMYLVENRENGFSSIPESIYWAIVTITTVGYGDISPVTPLGKFVASLIMLTGYAIIAVPTGIITTEMAVAARKKGFHHEVCPGCGREGHDDDAKYCKYCATKL is encoded by the coding sequence ATGGAGAAACAGAAAAAACAGGATTGGCGGGAAAAGCTCCATGAAATTATTTATGAGTCTAACACTTATGCCGGTAAAGCATTTGATGTCGCCTTACTGATTGCCATCTTTGCCAGCATTCTGATTGTGATGCTGGATAGCGTAAACGGCTATCATCAAAAGTATGGTGGGTTATTCTCTATTATAGAATGGACTTTCACTGTTTTGTTCACCATAGAGTATATCCTGAGGCTCATTATTATCAAACATCCTATTAATTACATCAAAAGCCCATTGGGAATTGTGGATTTACTGGCACTGATTCCTTCCTATCTGAGTGTAATTTTTGTTGGCGGACAATCTCTCCTTGCCCTTCGCGCCTTAAGGTTACTTCGTGTATTCCGAATTTTCAAACTGGGAAGATACCTTTCGGAAATGAAATTCCTAACCGTAGCACTCCGGGGAAGTATGCGAAAAATCAGCATCTTCATGCTTACAGTACTGGCTCTTGTGGTTGTTCTTGGTTCTATTATGTATTTGGTAGAAAATCGTGAGAATGGATTTTCCAGCATCCCTGAGAGTATTTACTGGGCAATTGTGACCATTACTACTGTTGGTTACGGGGATATTTCACCTGTTACCCCTTTGGGGAAATTTGTAGCTTCTTTAATCATGCTCACTGGTTATGCCATTATTGCCGTACCCACAGGGATTATTACCACTGAGATGGCTGTTGCCGCCAGAAAGAAGGGTTTTCATCATGAAGTTTGTCCGGGTTGTGGCCGGGAAGGCCACGATGACGATGCTAAATACTGTAAATATTGTGCAACAAAACTTTAG
- a CDS encoding MFS transporter: MKNTNRYAWVVVGLLWVVALLNYMDRQMLSTMKPAMQIDIHELQSATNFGYLMAIFLWIYGFMSPVSGIIADKFNRKWLIVGSLFVWSLVTYLMGYATTFNQIYWLRALMGVSEALYIPAGLSLIADFHSSKTRSLAIGIHMTGLYMGQALGGFGATIADKFSWQATFHSFGIVGVVYALVLVFFLREKKASESVQMDDEITMKAKPSIFKGFAILFTNISFWIILFYFAIPSLPGWAAKNWLPTLFAQNLNIPMSTAGPLSTITIAFSSFVGVIFGGILSDRWVQKNIKGRIYTSAIGLALTIPSLLFLGFGHSLFHVMGAALCFGLGFGMFDANNMPILCQFVSSKYRATAYGLMNMTGVFFGAFITDLLGKSSDAGHLGQDFAMLAGIVCLALFVQLYFLRPVANDFADA; encoded by the coding sequence ATGAAAAACACAAACAGATATGCCTGGGTGGTGGTTGGATTATTGTGGGTGGTGGCACTATTAAATTATATGGACAGACAAATGCTGTCTACCATGAAGCCGGCAATGCAAATCGATATTCATGAACTCCAATCTGCCACAAACTTCGGATACCTGATGGCTATTTTCTTATGGATCTACGGTTTCATGAGCCCAGTTTCTGGAATTATTGCCGATAAATTCAATCGGAAATGGCTGATTGTTGGCAGTTTGTTCGTCTGGTCTTTGGTCACTTATTTAATGGGTTACGCAACCACCTTTAACCAAATTTATTGGCTTCGGGCATTGATGGGCGTGAGTGAAGCGTTATATATCCCTGCGGGATTGTCGCTAATTGCTGATTTTCACTCCTCGAAAACCCGGTCGCTGGCCATTGGAATCCACATGACTGGCCTTTACATGGGCCAGGCATTGGGAGGTTTCGGCGCAACAATCGCCGACAAATTTTCCTGGCAAGCCACCTTTCATTCTTTTGGAATTGTAGGAGTGGTTTATGCATTAGTGCTGGTTTTTTTTCTTAGAGAGAAAAAAGCTAGCGAAAGCGTACAAATGGATGATGAGATAACAATGAAAGCAAAGCCTTCTATTTTTAAAGGCTTTGCTATTCTCTTTACTAATATTTCTTTCTGGATTATCCTGTTTTATTTTGCCATTCCAAGTTTACCAGGCTGGGCAGCAAAAAACTGGTTACCGACACTTTTTGCTCAAAATCTGAACATCCCAATGTCCACAGCTGGTCCTTTATCGACCATTACAATTGCTTTTTCTTCTTTCGTAGGCGTGATATTTGGCGGAATTCTCTCGGATAGATGGGTGCAGAAAAATATTAAAGGACGAATTTATACCAGTGCAATTGGTCTGGCTTTAACGATTCCTTCTTTACTCTTTTTAGGATTCGGTCATTCTTTGTTTCATGTAATGGGCGCTGCACTTTGCTTTGGACTAGGCTTTGGAATGTTTGATGCCAATAATATGCCGATTCTTTGTCAGTTTGTTTCCTCAAAATACCGCGCAACAGCTTATGGTCTAATGAACATGACCGGTGTGTTTTTTGGTGCATTTATTACCGATCTCCTGGGGAAATCTTCAGATGCAGGACACCTGGGACAAGATTTTGCAATGCTTGCCGGAATTGTTTGCCTTGCGCTATTCGTACAGCTATACTTCCTTAGACCAGTAGCCAATGATTTTGCCGATGCCTAA
- a CDS encoding dihydrodipicolinate synthase family protein translates to MTIQHLQGLIAAPFTPMDENGQLNVALIPSYYQFLKANKVTGAFICGSTGEGVSLTNTEKKEVAKAWADCTRGDKDFKVMMFLGGTSVADCKDLALYSKEIGLYAISFTAPFYFKPANVEVLAAICAEIAAVAPEMPFYYYHIPVLTGVGFAMYDLLQAIDGKIPNFAGVKYTHEDFMDFLSCIHFRNGKYDMLWGRDENMLSALVLGTKGAVGSTFNYAAPLYYDMIEAFQNNDLKKAQLLQQTSIDMIRLLGKYGGIATGKAYLKLVGVDCGEFRLPVKNMTAAQFESFKQDVAAVGFDNFKSKAAH, encoded by the coding sequence ATGACTATTCAACACTTACAAGGCCTGATTGCTGCTCCATTTACGCCAATGGATGAAAATGGACAATTAAATGTGGCCTTGATTCCAAGTTATTACCAATTTTTAAAAGCTAACAAAGTAACCGGCGCATTTATATGTGGTTCTACTGGAGAGGGCGTATCCTTAACCAACACAGAGAAAAAAGAAGTCGCAAAGGCATGGGCAGATTGCACACGTGGCGATAAGGATTTTAAGGTAATGATGTTTCTGGGGGGAACCAGCGTTGCCGATTGTAAAGATCTGGCCTTATATTCTAAAGAAATTGGTCTTTATGCCATCTCTTTTACTGCACCATTCTACTTTAAACCTGCAAATGTAGAAGTCCTGGCCGCAATATGTGCTGAAATTGCAGCAGTAGCACCAGAGATGCCTTTCTATTATTACCATATTCCAGTACTGACAGGTGTAGGATTTGCCATGTACGACCTGTTGCAGGCTATCGATGGGAAGATTCCTAATTTTGCAGGAGTAAAATACACGCATGAAGATTTCATGGATTTCCTATCTTGTATCCATTTTCGAAATGGTAAATATGATATGTTGTGGGGCCGTGATGAGAATATGCTTTCCGCATTGGTTTTAGGAACTAAAGGCGCAGTAGGAAGTACCTTTAATTATGCAGCTCCTTTGTACTATGATATGATCGAGGCTTTTCAAAACAATGATTTGAAAAAAGCACAGCTGTTACAGCAGACTTCAATTGATATGATCAGATTATTAGGTAAATACGGCGGTATTGCCACTGGAAAGGCCTATTTAAAATTAGTTGGTGTAGATTGCGGTGAATTTAGACTGCCTGTAAAAAATATGACTGCAGCACAATTTGAGAGTTTTAAACAAGATGTAGCCGCTGTTGGTTTCGATAACTTTAAATCAAAAGCAGCTCATTAA
- a CDS encoding galactose oxidase yields the protein MLTTTAVFAQKTTAEQIEWSIAAKLQTSDGQTSIGFAGAINAVLENRLIVAGGANFPGKKPWEGGKKHYSNEIHLLEQNGNSFSWNIQKAFLPEAIAYCGNISTKFGIVYAGGENEKGLSKQVFLIKWDQAKQSPVVKPLANLPVALTNVALTNIGNLVYAIGGDQEKETSKAVFSLDLSSADGLWQLLPELPVALANSVVVAEKSLIYVIGGRTKTPSGISDLHSTVFIYHPEKGVWKNGAAISDGKEVTNFSAGTGLAFGKNEILVFGGDNGKTFHRIETYLSRIAKTEDPAEKTKLTAEKNQLSIQHAGFYKGILRYDILKNTWSKLGELPFPAQVTAMATKWNNNIIISSGEVKPGVRTPNITLGKIKD from the coding sequence ATGTTGACAACAACAGCCGTTTTCGCTCAGAAAACTACTGCTGAGCAGATCGAATGGTCTATTGCAGCTAAATTACAAACTTCCGATGGGCAAACTTCTATCGGCTTTGCCGGAGCAATCAATGCCGTTCTTGAAAATCGCCTGATTGTTGCTGGTGGCGCCAATTTTCCAGGCAAAAAGCCTTGGGAAGGTGGAAAAAAACACTATTCAAATGAGATTCACTTATTAGAGCAAAATGGGAATTCATTTTCCTGGAATATACAAAAAGCATTTTTGCCGGAAGCGATCGCCTATTGCGGGAATATCAGCACCAAATTTGGAATTGTGTACGCAGGTGGGGAGAATGAAAAAGGCTTATCTAAACAGGTTTTCCTAATCAAATGGGATCAGGCGAAGCAAAGTCCTGTCGTAAAACCTTTAGCCAACTTACCTGTCGCATTAACAAATGTTGCCTTGACCAATATTGGGAATCTGGTATACGCGATTGGTGGAGATCAGGAAAAGGAAACTTCCAAAGCGGTTTTTAGCCTTGATTTAAGCTCAGCTGATGGACTTTGGCAACTATTGCCAGAGTTGCCAGTTGCACTGGCCAATTCAGTAGTTGTAGCGGAGAAATCCTTAATTTATGTGATTGGCGGGCGTACAAAAACACCCTCAGGCATTAGCGATCTTCATTCCACTGTATTTATTTATCATCCTGAAAAAGGCGTTTGGAAAAATGGTGCAGCAATTAGTGATGGTAAAGAAGTAACAAACTTTTCTGCAGGAACAGGTCTGGCTTTTGGAAAAAATGAGATTCTAGTCTTTGGCGGTGACAATGGAAAAACCTTCCACCGGATAGAAACGTACCTCTCCAGAATCGCAAAAACAGAAGACCCAGCTGAAAAAACAAAATTAACCGCTGAAAAGAACCAGTTAAGTATTCAGCATGCAGGTTTTTACAAAGGGATTTTACGATACGATATCCTAAAAAATACCTGGTCAAAATTGGGCGAATTGCCTTTTCCTGCACAGGTGACGGCCATGGCCACAAAATGGAACAATAATATCATTATTTCCAGCGGAGAGGTTAAGCCTGGTGTCAGGACACCAAACATTACGCTTGGAAAAATTAAAGATTAG
- the nanU gene encoding SusD family outer membrane lipoprotein NanU: MKNNYKNIIAAALLVCSLGACKKSLDLKPISNLSDDTFWKTSDQYDAFVAGIHSKFRGHSKNFMFLGEMRSGIFGNDPGSSASFTGEASQGLERMWLQTLTLDAAGVITYGTFYSNINQLNLLIHRLNTGNVVTEATKKYELGIAYGMRAYYYYQLYRSWGNTVIITDFIDAANLDLFNLAKAASPAADVMKMIKEDIDLSIQNFGTDYSIKHNKGYWSKPATLMLKADVYLWTAHRTGGSVDATTAKTALTDIQTNVPALNLVTVSSNSALSPFADLFSTKPNAEFILASKYALNEAEMTFIPESFTPQTGLIANYYDSLANRKFNVTTDNYTGQLRAPIRIGVYRMFNDKDTRKLATIQAAYSKPLTGNYIMAGVFLKKFQGQQDAASRKYTNDYPIYRYADLLLLLAEAKEVLGESPAAEINAVRARAYGVNYNPAVQGFPNMPGDANIKQAILQERLFEFIGEGKRWYDLRRMGDSFVYANTAITAADAYKLLWPVDRATLTNNKALVQTTGYSQF, encoded by the coding sequence ATGAAAAATAACTATAAAAATATAATTGCAGCTGCCTTACTTGTATGCAGTCTTGGAGCTTGCAAGAAAAGTTTGGATTTAAAACCAATCAGCAACCTGAGTGATGATACTTTCTGGAAAACCAGCGACCAGTATGATGCTTTTGTAGCAGGAATTCATAGTAAATTCCGTGGACACAGTAAGAATTTTATGTTTCTTGGCGAGATGAGATCCGGTATATTCGGGAACGATCCAGGCAGCAGTGCTTCTTTTACTGGTGAAGCGTCACAAGGATTAGAACGTATGTGGCTGCAGACTTTAACGCTGGATGCCGCCGGAGTGATTACTTACGGTACTTTCTACAGCAATATCAATCAGCTAAACCTATTGATTCATAGGCTTAATACCGGAAATGTAGTCACTGAGGCGACTAAAAAGTATGAATTGGGCATCGCTTATGGAATGCGTGCTTATTATTATTATCAATTGTACCGCAGTTGGGGAAACACAGTGATCATCACTGATTTTATTGATGCGGCTAACCTGGATCTTTTTAACCTTGCTAAAGCAGCTTCGCCTGCAGCAGATGTGATGAAAATGATTAAAGAGGATATAGATTTATCGATCCAGAACTTTGGTACAGATTATTCGATTAAGCACAATAAAGGATACTGGTCTAAGCCAGCGACTTTAATGCTGAAAGCGGATGTTTACCTGTGGACTGCACACAGAACTGGCGGTTCGGTGGATGCAACTACTGCAAAAACAGCATTAACAGACATTCAAACCAATGTCCCAGCTTTAAATTTAGTGACTGTTTCTAGTAATTCTGCGCTCAGCCCCTTTGCAGATCTGTTCTCTACTAAACCTAATGCTGAATTTATTCTGGCCAGTAAATATGCCTTAAATGAAGCAGAAATGACTTTTATTCCAGAATCATTTACTCCTCAAACGGGCTTAATTGCAAATTATTATGATTCTCTGGCCAATAGAAAATTTAATGTCACTACCGATAATTACACTGGTCAGTTACGTGCACCTATAAGAATTGGTGTTTATAGAATGTTCAATGATAAAGACACCCGTAAATTGGCAACCATTCAAGCCGCTTATAGCAAGCCCCTTACCGGAAATTATATTATGGCAGGTGTTTTCCTAAAGAAATTCCAGGGACAGCAAGATGCCGCCAGTAGAAAATATACCAATGACTACCCTATTTATCGTTACGCAGATTTACTGTTGTTACTTGCTGAGGCTAAGGAAGTGTTGGGGGAAAGCCCTGCTGCCGAAATTAATGCGGTAAGAGCCAGAGCTTATGGTGTAAATTATAATCCCGCTGTTCAGGGCTTCCCTAACATGCCTGGTGATGCGAATATTAAACAAGCAATTCTACAAGAACGCTTATTCGAGTTTATTGGAGAAGGCAAGCGCTGGTACGATTTAAGACGTATGGGAGATAGTTTTGTCTATGCAAATACCGCGATAACAGCGGCCGATGCTTATAAGTTATTATGGCCTGTAGATCGAGCTACATTAACCAACAATAAAGCCTTGGTTCAAACTACCGGCTATTCACAATTCTAA
- a CDS encoding FadR/GntR family transcriptional regulator: MDSSIVNTFIQMDTSSLVDKVEANLVQLLVDRKLKIGDVIPTEIDLSKNLGVSRTVTREALLRLRMRGLIETKKKKGSVITSPDIFSIIGKSMDPHLLDQETLKEIFEMRLVLEIGMADFLFQNINPEHIKELKEIVKNEPDTSEDYVFHIDHEITFHGKLYEITGNQTLKKFQKLLLPVFDYVHNSGLLKKQATIKKFVSHKGLVDILENGSPELFRNAMRNHLENHFLRIFS; the protein is encoded by the coding sequence ATGGACAGCAGCATAGTGAATACATTTATCCAGATGGATACCAGCAGTTTGGTAGATAAGGTAGAAGCCAATCTTGTACAGTTACTGGTAGACAGGAAGTTGAAAATCGGAGATGTCATTCCTACAGAAATAGATTTATCAAAAAATCTTGGCGTAAGCCGCACCGTTACCCGCGAAGCTTTATTGAGATTAAGAATGAGGGGGCTAATAGAGACGAAAAAAAAGAAGGGCTCTGTGATTACCAGCCCAGATATTTTCAGCATCATAGGTAAATCCATGGATCCACATTTACTGGATCAGGAAACCTTAAAAGAGATCTTTGAAATGCGTCTTGTTTTAGAGATAGGCATGGCTGATTTTCTCTTTCAAAACATCAACCCTGAACACATTAAAGAGCTAAAGGAAATCGTTAAAAATGAACCTGACACCTCCGAAGATTACGTTTTTCATATAGATCATGAGATTACCTTTCATGGGAAATTGTATGAAATCACTGGAAATCAAACTTTAAAGAAGTTCCAAAAGCTATTACTTCCAGTTTTTGATTACGTACATAATAGTGGATTATTAAAGAAACAGGCAACCATCAAGAAATTCGTTTCCCACAAAGGCCTTGTGGATATCCTGGAGAACGGCTCTCCAGAACTATTTAGAAATGCGATGCGGAATCACCTGGAGAATCACTTTTTAAGAATTTTCAGCTAA